In Selenomonas sp. TAMA-11512, a genomic segment contains:
- a CDS encoding aminotransferase class III-fold pyridoxal phosphate-dependent enzyme, translating to MNIQERSLKKSDELWERAQDTILSGCQLYSKGPETHIKGVSPIYIDHGKDGHVWDPDGNEYIDYDMGLGPILLGYQYKAVDDAVMAQLRRGMGYSLVAPEEVEYAELCVKHIPSAGKVRFLKTGSSATEAAVRIARCYTGRKHIVRGEYHGWHEWTTAAENVRQGGILPEVRQFVHKFDYNDLAKVEEYFETYPGEIAAVITEAVEVEPPKEGFLDQLKELCHRNGALLIFDEVVNGFRFSIGGAQAYFGVTPDLSTFGKAAANGMPLSIVAGRKDIMEEVDKKIFISTTFGGDCLSLAAGIAVMKELESGEVTKAIWEKGKYLQDNFRRLAKDIDVPIDLSGYPCRLNLEYTDYEGKKDWLYNSIFMQESVKRGVLLGWHIFPCYSHTQEDLDFTLNVFEDAMKVYREALKSGHPETYMEGQPLKIVLG from the coding sequence ATGAATATACAAGAGAGAAGTCTTAAAAAGTCGGACGAGCTGTGGGAACGGGCGCAGGATACTATTCTCTCGGGCTGCCAGCTCTACAGCAAGGGACCGGAGACGCATATCAAGGGCGTGTCCCCTATCTACATCGATCACGGTAAGGATGGACACGTTTGGGATCCGGACGGAAACGAATATATTGACTATGACATGGGGCTTGGTCCCATTCTGCTCGGCTATCAGTACAAAGCGGTGGATGATGCCGTTATGGCGCAGCTGCGCCGCGGTATGGGGTATTCCCTTGTCGCACCGGAGGAAGTGGAGTATGCCGAACTATGTGTAAAGCACATCCCCAGCGCGGGAAAAGTGCGCTTCCTCAAGACGGGATCCTCGGCGACGGAGGCGGCTGTCCGCATTGCGCGCTGCTATACGGGGCGCAAACACATCGTGCGCGGAGAGTATCACGGCTGGCATGAATGGACGACGGCGGCGGAGAACGTCCGTCAGGGCGGCATCCTTCCCGAGGTGCGTCAGTTCGTCCATAAATTTGATTATAATGACCTAGCGAAAGTCGAAGAGTATTTTGAAACCTATCCGGGGGAAATCGCCGCTGTCATTACCGAGGCGGTTGAGGTCGAGCCGCCGAAAGAAGGCTTTCTCGATCAGTTGAAAGAACTCTGCCATCGGAATGGGGCGCTGCTGATTTTCGATGAGGTTGTCAACGGCTTCCGCTTCTCGATCGGCGGGGCGCAGGCGTATTTTGGGGTGACCCCTGACCTCTCGACCTTTGGCAAGGCTGCAGCGAACGGAATGCCGCTCTCCATCGTCGCGGGACGCAAGGACATCATGGAGGAAGTGGATAAAAAGATCTTCATATCGACGACCTTCGGCGGCGACTGCCTGTCTCTTGCTGCCGGTATTGCTGTGATGAAGGAACTCGAATCCGGTGAGGTCACAAAGGCAATCTGGGAGAAGGGGAAATACCTTCAGGATAATTTCCGCCGTCTTGCCAAGGACATTGACGTGCCGATTGATCTCAGCGGCTATCCTTGCCGCTTGAATCTGGAATACACGGACTATGAGGGCAAGAAGGACTGGCTCTACAACTCCATCTTCATGCAGGAAAGCGTCAAGCGAGGTGTCCTCCTCGGCTGGCACATCTTCCCCTGCTACTCGCATACGCAGGAAGATTTGGACTTTACGCTCAATGTATTCGAGGACGCGATGAAGGTCTATCGCGAAGCGTTGAAGAGCGGGCATCCAGAGACCTATATGGAAGGACAGCCGCTGAAGATTGTTCTTGGGTGA
- a CDS encoding class I SAM-dependent methyltransferase has translation MWENVSGIKKNEYGFFQLDPIPKEEELEKHYREKYYQETRSNTYEQEYDAEELEYIRGNLKETEYLLERFVHGGAKTFLDIGCGEGWALAYFHEHGWLVEGCDFSCYGIQKHNKSMQKFFEQGDIESSCDNRIAAGKTYTVVHMNNVLEHVIDPKTVLQKCAQLLEEAGILYIDVPNDFNPLQGYLYEGGLIKKAKWIAEMEHISYFNKDGLVNLARTCGLEPKIILGTEIIEFFGLNPDTNYYDHPEVGRNCHVARRHWEKLLRNISLDKKIALSKALGDMGLGRDLIAVFGKR, from the coding sequence ATGTGGGAAAATGTCAGCGGCATTAAAAAGAATGAATATGGTTTTTTTCAACTTGACCCTATCCCTAAAGAGGAAGAATTGGAAAAACATTATAGGGAAAAATATTATCAAGAAACCAGATCCAATACATACGAACAGGAATATGATGCGGAAGAGTTGGAATATATTCGTGGAAATCTGAAAGAAACAGAGTATCTCCTAGAGCGTTTTGTACATGGGGGGGCAAAGACTTTTCTTGATATAGGTTGCGGTGAGGGATGGGCACTCGCCTATTTTCATGAGCATGGATGGCTCGTGGAAGGCTGTGACTTTTCCTGTTATGGAATTCAAAAGCATAATAAGAGTATGCAGAAGTTCTTTGAGCAGGGAGACATTGAGTCATCTTGCGATAACCGTATTGCAGCGGGCAAGACGTATACGGTGGTTCATATGAACAATGTTCTTGAACATGTTATTGACCCGAAAACTGTTTTGCAAAAATGCGCGCAGCTTTTAGAGGAGGCTGGGATACTCTATATCGATGTGCCGAATGACTTCAATCCGCTGCAGGGATATCTTTATGAAGGTGGACTCATCAAAAAGGCAAAATGGATTGCTGAGATGGAGCACATTTCGTATTTTAATAAAGACGGTTTGGTGAATTTGGCAAGAACATGCGGTTTAGAGCCTAAGATTATTTTGGGAACAGAAATCATAGAGTTTTTTGGATTGAACCCGGATACAAATTATTATGACCATCCGGAAGTTGGGCGCAATTGTCACGTAGCAAGAAGACATTGGGAAAAGCTTCTACGAAACATTTCTTTGGATAAAAAGATTGCGCTTTCCAAAGCCTTGGGTGATATGGGGCTGGGTCGCGATTTAATTGCCGTATTTGGGAAAAGGTAA
- a CDS encoding glycosyltransferase family protein, with product MLAILQARCSSRRLPNKALKSLLGRPMVLREMERLAQSRHIDRIVLATSTDESDDNLASTVESAGYAIYRGSLDDVLKRYYTCAETYGADHIVRVTGDCPLIDWCVVDDVIVRHLAEQNDYTYTTERFPDGLDTEVMTFAALKQAYREAKLPSEREHVTLYFRNNPECFRIGSFDSTEDYGDLRWTVDEPRDFAFVKAVYEQLYPANHDFTMQDILALLDEKPELLEINQGISRNEGLQKSLAEDAALS from the coding sequence GTGCTTGCCATATTACAAGCGCGGTGCTCCTCGCGCCGCTTGCCGAACAAGGCTTTAAAATCTCTGCTTGGCCGTCCGATGGTGCTGCGAGAGATGGAACGTCTCGCGCAAAGCCGACACATTGACAGGATTGTTCTCGCTACGAGCACAGATGAAAGCGATGATAATCTTGCCTCGACGGTCGAGTCTGCGGGGTATGCAATTTATCGCGGCAGCCTCGATGATGTTTTGAAGCGGTATTACACCTGTGCCGAGACGTATGGTGCAGATCATATTGTTCGCGTGACGGGGGACTGCCCCTTGATTGACTGGTGCGTTGTTGATGATGTGATTGTACGGCACCTTGCCGAACAAAATGACTATACGTATACGACAGAGCGATTTCCCGACGGTCTCGACACCGAAGTCATGACCTTTGCAGCACTTAAGCAAGCATATCGGGAGGCAAAATTGCCTTCTGAGCGGGAGCATGTTACGCTCTATTTTCGAAATAATCCGGAGTGTTTTCGTATTGGCAGTTTCGACAGCACGGAGGACTATGGGGATTTGCGCTGGACAGTGGATGAGCCGCGCGACTTTGCCTTTGTTAAAGCCGTTTATGAACAACTTTATCCGGCGAATCATGATTTTACCATGCAGGACATTCTTGCGCTGCTGGATGAAAAGCCCGAGTTGCTGGAGATCAATCAGGGCATTTCTCGTAATGAAGGGCTGCAAAAATCGCTGGCGGAGGATGCGGCACTGTCATAA
- a CDS encoding class I SAM-dependent methyltransferase, whose amino-acid sequence MSREKEVVKIYSRQYEKRGIGAQRWYPNTELLSFLGSHGFMGNPEGNRGKKILEVGCGSGANLWMLAKEGFDAYGVDGSEEAIKLADKHLREKWNVEANLSTGFFHELPYESETFDIVVDVVSLMCLDLEMSRRVLREITRVLADGGLFYSYRLSDRSAMYMNSGGQFVDSATVSDITRDGMPLAHNGAMSFWSPNRVMEEYGACGLCVESIERCTRTYQNGLLAVEYLSIAAKKG is encoded by the coding sequence ATGTCGAGAGAAAAAGAAGTTGTGAAAATCTACTCGCGCCAATATGAAAAAAGAGGAATCGGTGCGCAGCGCTGGTATCCGAATACGGAACTGCTGTCGTTCTTAGGCAGTCATGGGTTTATGGGTAATCCCGAGGGAAATCGTGGCAAGAAAATTCTGGAGGTCGGCTGCGGCAGCGGGGCGAATCTTTGGATGCTCGCGAAAGAAGGCTTTGACGCTTACGGCGTGGACGGCAGCGAGGAAGCGATAAAACTTGCGGATAAACATCTGAGAGAAAAATGGAATGTGGAAGCGAACCTGTCGACGGGTTTCTTTCATGAATTGCCATATGAGAGTGAAACATTTGACATCGTTGTAGATGTGGTTAGCTTGATGTGTCTCGATCTTGAAATGTCACGGCGTGTTTTGAGGGAAATTACAAGAGTATTAGCGGATGGGGGACTCTTCTATAGCTACCGTTTGTCCGACCGCAGCGCGATGTATATGAACAGCGGCGGACAGTTCGTTGACAGTGCAACCGTCAGTGACATTACGCGGGACGGAATGCCGCTCGCGCATAATGGTGCGATGAGCTTTTGGAGTCCTAACCGTGTTATGGAAGAGTATGGCGCATGCGGACTTTGCGTAGAGTCGATAGAGCGGTGTACAAGGACGTATCAAAATGGTCTGTTGGCGGTAGAATATCTTTCTATTGCAGCGAAGAAGGGCTGA
- the pseB gene encoding UDP-N-acetylglucosamine 4,6-dehydratase (inverting), which translates to MFDGKTILITGGTGSFGKKFIEILLSKYSPKKVIVYSRDELKQFEMQQVFNAPCMRYFIGDVRDEKRISMAMYKVDYVVHAAALKQVPAAEYNPMECIKTNINGAQNVINAAIASGVKKVIALSTDKAANPINLYGATKLASDKLFTAANNLVGDRETRFAVVRYGNVVGSRGSVVPFFKKLIAEGATEIPVTDPRMTRFWLKLEDGVEFVLKNFERMQGGEIFIPKIPSMRITDLAEAIAPNVPIKVIGIRPGEKLHEVMCPSDLYYDTLEFHDHFVIKPSTDVQKMDYTRNALGEEGHPVSDGFDYNSGNNPHFLTVKELREMNP; encoded by the coding sequence ATGTTTGATGGAAAAACAATCTTAATTACGGGAGGCACGGGTTCTTTCGGGAAAAAGTTTATTGAAATCCTTCTTTCCAAGTACAGCCCGAAGAAGGTCATTGTCTACTCTCGTGACGAACTCAAACAATTTGAGATGCAGCAGGTGTTTAACGCCCCCTGTATGCGTTACTTTATCGGCGATGTGCGCGATGAAAAGCGCATATCCATGGCGATGTACAAGGTCGACTATGTCGTCCATGCCGCCGCGCTCAAGCAGGTGCCGGCAGCGGAATACAATCCGATGGAGTGCATCAAGACAAACATCAATGGCGCGCAGAATGTCATCAACGCGGCAATCGCGTCGGGCGTCAAAAAGGTGATCGCGCTTTCGACGGACAAGGCTGCCAATCCGATCAACCTCTATGGCGCAACGAAATTGGCATCGGATAAGCTTTTTACGGCAGCGAATAACCTTGTCGGGGATCGTGAGACACGATTCGCTGTTGTCCGATACGGCAATGTTGTCGGCTCTCGTGGCTCTGTCGTTCCGTTCTTCAAGAAGCTGATTGCGGAGGGCGCGACGGAGATTCCCGTGACAGACCCCCGCATGACACGCTTTTGGCTAAAGCTGGAGGACGGTGTTGAGTTTGTGCTGAAGAATTTCGAACGCATGCAGGGAGGGGAGATTTTCATCCCCAAGATTCCTTCAATGCGCATTACGGATTTGGCGGAAGCCATTGCTCCGAATGTACCGATAAAAGTCATCGGCATTCGTCCGGGAGAGAAACTCCATGAGGTCATGTGTCCCTCCGATCTCTACTACGATACGTTGGAGTTCCACGACCACTTTGTCATCAAGCCGTCGACGGATGTTCAGAAAATGGATTACACGAGGAATGCCCTCGGCGAGGAGGGGCATCCCGTCTCGGACGGTTTTGACTACAACTCCGGCAACAACCCGCATTTCTTGACCGTGAAGGAGCTTCGGGAGATGAACCCATGA
- a CDS encoding aldo/keto reductase yields MGKKGLFVRDLTAKLCLGTVQFGMRYGVNNVLGRQPTDEEVFDVLEAALSAGVTTFDTARAYGTAEELLGRFGLAARQVRIVSKLHPDIAESEETVLAELHKSLNCLNTDKIFCYMLHRADDLKRGGIMTGMIKAKEMGLADKIGVSVYEPSEAMEAVMHPLIDLIQVPYNILDHRLDVCGFFEQAKKNGKMIYARSAFLQGLLLMDPSAAEKRVSGSSVYVSRFQEAVQREGYTSIEAAMLYVLLHPHIDGVVFGVDTAEQLWENVRLLQRAEQFLSCYKHLAGMFSDVPRDIVVPSLW; encoded by the coding sequence GTGGGAAAGAAGGGGCTGTTTGTGCGAGATTTGACTGCCAAACTCTGTCTCGGAACGGTACAGTTCGGCATGCGGTATGGCGTCAACAATGTGCTTGGGCGGCAGCCGACGGATGAGGAGGTGTTCGATGTACTGGAGGCGGCTCTCTCCGCAGGGGTCACGACTTTCGATACAGCGCGCGCCTATGGCACGGCAGAAGAGCTTTTAGGGCGCTTCGGCTTGGCTGCTAGACAGGTGCGCATAGTTTCCAAACTTCATCCCGATATAGCCGAGTCGGAGGAGACTGTTCTAGCAGAACTCCATAAATCTTTGAATTGTTTGAATACGGATAAGATATTCTGCTATATGCTGCATCGTGCAGATGATCTGAAACGCGGCGGTATCATGACGGGGATGATAAAGGCCAAAGAAATGGGACTGGCAGATAAGATCGGTGTGAGCGTCTATGAGCCATCAGAAGCTATGGAGGCGGTCATGCACCCCTTGATTGACCTGATCCAGGTTCCCTACAATATATTGGATCATAGGCTGGATGTGTGTGGTTTTTTTGAGCAAGCGAAAAAAAATGGTAAAATGATTTATGCGCGCAGCGCTTTTTTGCAGGGATTGTTGCTCATGGACCCATCGGCTGCGGAAAAGCGTGTTTCGGGGAGCAGTGTATATGTTTCGCGGTTTCAAGAAGCTGTCCAAAGAGAGGGATATACGAGTATTGAGGCGGCAATGCTCTATGTACTATTACATCCGCACATAGATGGTGTTGTTTTCGGGGTTGATACGGCTGAACAGCTGTGGGAGAATGTGAGATTACTGCAGCGTGCCGAACAATTTTTAAGCTGTTATAAGCACCTTGCAGGGATGTTTAGCGATGTCCCTCGCGATATTGTTGTTCCGAGTTTGTGGTGA
- the pseC gene encoding UDP-4-amino-4,6-dideoxy-N-acetyl-beta-L-altrosamine transaminase, producing the protein MIYYGKQSINEDDIKAVEEVLRSDFLTQGPAIERFERSVAEYCGAKYAVAVCNATAALHIACLSAGLGEGDILWTSPVTFVASANCGRYCGASVDFVDIDEKTYNMSVTALEEKLRLARKENKLPKVVIPVHLAGQSCDMARIKELSEEYGFTVIEDASHAVGADYLDTKVGSCVFSDMAVFSFHPVKIITTGEGGMVLTNKRELYEKLTLYRSHGITRDTAKMTRESDGPWYYQQIELGCNYRMTDIQAALGCSQMTRLDTFVARRRELAARYDALLKDFPLVTPDVMEGAAPSWHIYVVRVLFGQIGKTKQQIFAEMKERGVVLNLHYIPVHRQPYYEKLGFRQGDFPESEKYYEEAFTLPLYYGLTDNEQDHIVETLRSVL; encoded by the coding sequence ATGATTTATTATGGAAAACAGAGTATCAACGAAGATGATATCAAGGCCGTCGAAGAGGTTCTGCGTTCCGATTTTCTGACACAGGGCCCTGCAATCGAGCGCTTCGAGCGCTCTGTCGCGGAGTATTGCGGAGCAAAATATGCCGTCGCGGTTTGCAACGCGACGGCAGCGCTTCATATTGCGTGCCTTTCTGCCGGACTCGGCGAGGGAGACATCCTTTGGACGAGCCCCGTCACGTTTGTGGCTTCGGCAAACTGCGGCCGCTATTGTGGAGCGTCTGTGGACTTCGTTGATATTGATGAAAAGACATATAATATGAGTGTGACTGCGTTGGAAGAAAAATTGCGGCTCGCACGAAAAGAAAATAAATTGCCCAAGGTCGTTATTCCTGTGCACCTTGCGGGGCAATCCTGTGATATGGCTCGCATCAAAGAGCTGTCCGAGGAATACGGTTTCACAGTCATCGAGGACGCCTCTCATGCGGTGGGCGCGGATTACTTGGACACAAAGGTCGGAAGCTGCGTTTTTTCCGACATGGCTGTTTTCAGCTTTCATCCGGTCAAGATCATCACGACGGGCGAGGGCGGTATGGTTCTGACGAACAAGCGGGAACTCTACGAAAAGCTCACACTGTATCGCAGCCACGGCATCACGCGCGATACAGCGAAGATGACTCGTGAGAGTGACGGCCCATGGTACTATCAGCAGATCGAGCTTGGCTGCAACTATCGTATGACGGATATTCAGGCGGCTCTCGGATGCAGTCAGATGACGCGGCTGGATACCTTCGTTGCGAGGAGACGGGAGCTTGCGGCGCGTTATGATGCCCTGCTGAAGGATTTTCCCCTTGTGACTCCGGATGTCATGGAGGGAGCGGCTCCTTCTTGGCATATCTATGTTGTCCGAGTGCTATTTGGTCAGATTGGCAAGACGAAGCAGCAGATCTTTGCGGAGATGAAAGAGCGAGGAGTCGTACTTAATCTCCACTACATTCCGGTGCATCGCCAGCCGTATTACGAAAAGCTAGGCTTCCGACAAGGAGATTTTCCGGAGAGCGAGAAGTACTACGAAGAAGCGTTTACACTCCCGCTCTATTATGGATTGACAGATAACGAGCAGGATCACATTGTCGAAACATTGCGGAGCGTTTTATGA
- a CDS encoding ABC transporter ATP-binding protein encodes MGIYTHTETIFFMCMGLLLVYLAKNLYIAWESRLQIGFALRNQVYFSEKLLEVYLAKPYLFHVGHNTATLLRNVTSAGTIIFTSILLYIFLVFTELITAVAIWVMLFMTDPFTAVVVAGALGGLLYYILLFFRKTIAAQGQIQTDSQGKYVKYVNQALGGIKETKVLRKENFFLNAFKEAYEDYGEAQRRYQVINQLPRLMIETVVVFGLILLILIKLLMGNMPMEIVPILGVLALAAFRLMPSASRIINYTNQIKFNIPLFHELYDELMEIKNCADKEILTGEDAEKLPFSREIRIQGVSFTYPGGQKAILKDVSFSIPKGKFVGIVGPSGAGKTTFVDILLGLLTPAQGAITVDGVDIQGHMAEWRANLSYVPQSVYLIDASIRENIAMGVALEQIDDVRIERSLYQAELYDFVSELADGTETMVGERGVKLSGGQRQRIGIARALYQEPDVLILDEATSALDNETEKTITDTILKLKGGITIIAIAHRLTTLENCDFKVEFDKGRARVID; translated from the coding sequence ATGGGCATTTATACACATACAGAAACGATATTCTTTATGTGTATGGGATTACTTCTTGTGTACCTCGCTAAAAATTTATATATTGCTTGGGAATCCAGATTGCAGATAGGATTTGCATTACGAAATCAGGTGTATTTTTCTGAAAAACTTCTGGAGGTATATCTGGCGAAGCCATATCTGTTTCATGTCGGGCATAATACAGCGACACTTCTTCGCAATGTGACAAGTGCCGGAACGATTATATTTACATCTATATTGTTGTATATTTTCTTGGTATTTACGGAATTGATTACAGCGGTTGCTATCTGGGTGATGCTTTTCATGACGGATCCTTTTACGGCAGTTGTTGTGGCCGGTGCACTGGGCGGACTGCTCTACTATATATTGCTGTTTTTTCGAAAGACAATAGCGGCACAGGGTCAGATACAAACCGATAGTCAGGGAAAATATGTAAAATATGTTAATCAGGCATTGGGCGGAATTAAAGAAACAAAGGTTCTGAGAAAAGAAAACTTTTTTTTAAACGCATTTAAAGAGGCCTATGAGGATTATGGTGAAGCGCAACGACGATATCAGGTAATCAATCAACTGCCTCGACTGATGATAGAGACGGTCGTAGTATTCGGCTTGATATTATTAATCCTGATAAAGCTTCTTATGGGCAATATGCCAATGGAGATTGTACCTATCTTAGGCGTGCTCGCATTGGCTGCGTTTCGGCTGATGCCCAGTGCATCCCGTATTATCAACTATACAAATCAAATCAAATTCAATATACCGTTATTTCATGAGCTGTATGATGAGCTAATGGAGATAAAAAATTGTGCAGATAAGGAGATCCTCACGGGAGAGGATGCCGAAAAGCTTCCTTTTTCAAGAGAAATAAGGATACAGGGAGTGTCTTTTACATACCCGGGAGGGCAAAAAGCCATTCTGAAAGATGTTTCCTTTTCGATACCGAAGGGGAAGTTCGTAGGAATCGTCGGACCGTCGGGCGCGGGAAAGACGACGTTTGTTGATATCCTCTTGGGATTGCTTACACCGGCACAAGGAGCGATTACGGTTGATGGAGTCGATATACAGGGTCATATGGCAGAATGGAGGGCAAATCTGTCCTATGTGCCGCAAAGCGTATATCTCATCGATGCATCCATCCGTGAAAATATAGCGATGGGGGTTGCCCTCGAGCAGATTGATGATGTGCGCATAGAGAGGTCGCTTTATCAGGCAGAGCTATATGATTTTGTATCGGAGCTTGCTGATGGTACGGAGACCATGGTCGGTGAGCGCGGCGTCAAGCTGTCCGGCGGACAGCGGCAGCGCATTGGCATAGCAAGGGCGCTCTATCAGGAGCCGGATGTCCTCATCCTCGATGAGGCGACGTCGGCGCTTGATAATGAAACGGAGAAGACCATCACCGATACGATTTTGAAGCTCAAAGGAGGCATCACGATCATTGCTATTGCCCATCGCCTGACGACGCTGGAAAATTGTGATTTCAAGGTGGAATTTGACAAAGGACGGGCAAGGGTTATAGACTAG
- a CDS encoding FemAB family protein has protein sequence MDFDALREIFRQSFLSSSVKVVFLENGEELWKSVLERLPYVPTNYMLSMLSYQASYMRCFLQELQNFSVVLFDKDTAIGIFPLTLNRKEDGGVKLCTNEGAVYAPLYIASTPEKIIRRYDLACLAAVDALRSHLQGQDEGGLLPWQGQISFLESELYDQMMIWYRILLERGGVSSLSHELYVNLSLPFDEIHKGIRRRYRTLIHKGDKLWDVKVHTAVTHDLFNEFRLLHHRVAGRVTRSLETWNEQEKAIQRGESFLVTLCDASQELIGGALYAISRDEGTYAVGAYRRDLFEQPVSHVAHWRAIRYMKENGLKWYHIGTRFYPSDLCRPTEKELSIAYFKEGFATNMVFHVFMNQ, from the coding sequence TTGGATTTTGATGCGTTGAGGGAGATCTTTCGACAAAGTTTTTTGTCATCCTCCGTGAAGGTTGTGTTCTTGGAGAATGGAGAGGAGCTTTGGAAGAGCGTCTTGGAGAGATTGCCCTATGTGCCAACGAACTATATGCTAAGTATGCTGTCATACCAGGCCTCCTATATGAGATGCTTCTTGCAGGAACTCCAGAATTTCTCTGTTGTCCTTTTTGATAAGGATACTGCGATCGGTATATTTCCTTTGACACTCAACCGGAAGGAAGATGGGGGTGTCAAACTTTGTACCAATGAAGGGGCGGTTTATGCGCCCCTCTATATCGCGTCCACACCTGAAAAAATTATTCGACGATATGATTTGGCGTGTCTGGCTGCCGTTGATGCGTTGCGTTCCCATTTGCAGGGGCAGGATGAAGGCGGACTGTTGCCTTGGCAAGGGCAGATTAGTTTCTTGGAGAGCGAACTGTATGATCAGATGATGATATGGTATCGAATCTTATTAGAACGTGGTGGAGTGTCAAGCCTGTCGCATGAACTGTATGTGAATCTTTCTTTACCCTTTGATGAAATCCATAAGGGAATTCGCAGGCGCTATCGTACGCTCATCCATAAGGGGGATAAACTTTGGGATGTTAAGGTTCATACTGCCGTCACGCATGATCTCTTTAACGAATTTCGATTATTGCATCATCGTGTGGCGGGACGTGTGACACGTTCTCTGGAGACTTGGAATGAGCAGGAGAAGGCGATTCAACGCGGAGAGAGCTTTTTGGTTACACTGTGCGATGCTTCGCAAGAGTTGATTGGCGGGGCATTGTATGCTATTTCCCGGGATGAGGGAACCTATGCTGTTGGTGCGTACCGACGTGATCTCTTCGAACAGCCGGTTAGTCATGTTGCGCATTGGCGTGCGATTCGCTATATGAAGGAAAACGGGCTGAAGTGGTATCATATCGGCACACGCTTCTATCCCAGTGACCTGTGCCGCCCAACCGAAAAAGAGCTGTCGATTGCGTATTTTAAAGAAGGCTTTGCGACAAATATGGTTTTTCATGTTTTTATGAATCAGTAA
- the pseG gene encoding UDP-2,4-diacetamido-2,4,6-trideoxy-beta-L-altropyranose hydrolase, with translation MGEDRTDKKNYVVAIRVDSSEQIGSGHLMRCLTLAQRLRKDGADVHFISRDLAGSLHRLVTERGFSLHLLPCHEINPDLTGYAAWLTVPQAVDAEETGAILVRMQTVDRLIVDSYALDASWEQFMRPLVREIFVIDDLANRLHDCDILLDQNFYRKMQHRYDGLVPKNCRLLLGPRHALLREEFYTAREKIGARDGILRRILVFYGGSDATRETEKAIHALLQIQLNSVHVDVVVGGNNPRRVKIEALCVQHDFLHYHCQVSNMAELMANADLCLGAGGTTTWERCFLGLPAIVTAIAENQFEVCRDCAEVRLIYYMGRWDNVTEENIVQAVSKFLDPETLKEFQQTCSISV, from the coding sequence ATGGGAGAGGATCGGACGGACAAGAAGAACTACGTTGTTGCGATTCGCGTGGACTCGTCCGAGCAGATAGGGAGCGGGCATCTGATGCGATGCCTGACATTGGCACAGAGACTTCGGAAAGACGGCGCGGACGTTCACTTCATTAGTCGTGATCTCGCGGGCAGCCTGCACCGACTTGTAACGGAGAGGGGCTTTTCCCTTCACCTTCTGCCGTGTCATGAGATAAATCCCGACCTTACGGGCTATGCGGCATGGCTTACCGTGCCGCAGGCAGTGGATGCAGAGGAAACAGGTGCGATTCTGGTCCGGATGCAGACTGTCGATCGTCTCATTGTGGACAGCTATGCGCTGGATGCTTCGTGGGAGCAGTTCATGCGCCCGCTCGTTCGTGAAATCTTTGTAATCGACGACCTTGCGAACCGGCTGCATGACTGTGATATCTTGCTTGACCAAAACTTCTATCGGAAGATGCAGCACCGCTATGACGGGCTTGTGCCAAAAAACTGCAGACTCCTGCTCGGCCCGCGCCATGCGCTTCTGCGTGAGGAGTTCTATACGGCGAGGGAAAAGATCGGTGCACGGGACGGAATCCTGCGCCGTATTCTTGTATTCTACGGTGGAAGTGACGCGACGCGCGAGACGGAGAAGGCGATTCACGCCCTTTTACAGATTCAGCTGAACTCTGTCCATGTGGATGTCGTTGTCGGCGGGAACAATCCGCGGCGTGTGAAAATCGAAGCACTGTGTGTACAGCATGATTTTCTCCACTATCATTGTCAAGTTTCCAATATGGCGGAATTGATGGCAAATGCTGACCTCTGCCTCGGCGCCGGCGGGACGACTACATGGGAGAGGTGCTTCCTCGGTCTGCCCGCTATTGTAACGGCTATTGCTGAGAATCAATTTGAGGTTTGTCGAGACTGTGCAGAGGTTAGGCTTATTTATTATATGGGTAGATGGGATAACGTGACAGAGGAAAATATTGTACAAGCAGTGTCTAAGTTCTTGGATCCCGAAACACTCAAGGAGTTTCAACAGACTTGTAGTATCTCTGTATAA